The genomic region TACTTCCTCCTGATGCCGTGTATTCTTTTTTTCTCGGTCTTTTTATTGGATCACTCAATGGAACTAGCCTACGGAAAGGAAAATCCAAAATGGCAGGTAAGTTAGGTGAAAAGGTGGCCTCCTCTCTACTTTCGATTTGGGATGACCCAACAAATAGCGGTCTAATGGGATCTACTGGTTTTGACAGAGAAGGACTTCCTACCGCAAGAAAACCAGTCCTAACCGAGGGAGTTCTCAACACCTATTTTTACAATACCTATGAGGCAAAAAAAGCCGGCCTTCCAAAATCCAATGGATCGGCCACGGGCGGGGCACAAAGCCTTCCTGGTTGCGGCCCAAAACAACTCCAGATTGCACCGGGAACTTCTTCCAAAGATGAGTTTTTCAAACTTCCGGGCAGAACTCTATTTGTGAACCGAATCTCAGGAACTAAAGATGGGGCTTCAGGAGATTTTTCTGGGGTAATCAAAGGTGGGTATGTCCTCGAAAACGGTGCAAAGATTCCCGTTCGCGAGGTTCAAATTGTAGGAAATGCTTTTGATGCATTAAATCAAATTGAAGCTATTTCTAAAGAAGGAGAATTACTTGGTGAATCTTCCTTTGTTCCTTATATGTTACTGGATGGGTTTACGATTACGGGAGTTACGGAAAACTAAACCATGCCACAAGAAATTTTAGAAAGACCCCCTGGTGCTTCTTTTTTTGTCATTCTTTCTTACCAACAAGAAGACATTCTTTTTGAGTTAAAGGCCATGGCAGAAAAACGGTTTTCTAAAATTCTATATGAATCTGTCCTCCTCCCTAAATGGACTCCTGATGAAACGGAAAAAGAATTTGCTTACCCGGGGAGATTTACGAAGGTTCTTTCTTTCAAACAAAGAATCCATAGAGAGGAGTTAGTAGAAAAAAAGAAGGAATGCCTCGAATTTCAAACTATACTACAAAAAAAAGACCAGAGCTCTCTATTGGTTCCTGGTTATTTAACTTCGCATAACATAGTCATAGCGAAATCAAAAGATGACTTTCACCGAACCTACTTGTTTCAGGGAGTTTACGGAGAAACCGTATACTATTTTTCGAGAAACCAATTAGTTGTCGCAGATACGAGCCAAAACTACTTCCGGGAAAAAGATGTAAGTTATTTTTTTAACACCTTAAGAGAATCTTATGAATTTAATAAATTTAAATCTTAGTCTGCAATCAAAAAAATGGGTTTAATTTTTGGTATGTTTAATTATTGTTATGCGAATTCTTTATTATTTGGTGTTTTTGTCCGCAGGGTCAGTGGTTTCCTTTTGTCAGTTGGTCAAAGGAAGAATTTTAGTGTTTTTAGTTTGGTCTTCGGAATCTTTTTTTTGACAATCAATTGTTCCGGAGTTCCTTCGGATTCTTTTCAGTTCTGTGATAATTTCAATGAACCTTTGGATTGTACAGAACCCAAAACAGAAAAAGACATTGTTTATCTGGATAAGAGCCTGTTTAAAAAGGAAAATCCTACCTACGAAGATTTTGGAAATTTTTTATACTTCACTGCTAGAGAAACTCCTGGGTTTCGATTGGTACTAGCAAAACCATACAATGGATTCGAAAAACAAAGTTTTCGCTCTGGGTATGCGGCTTATTTGAAATATGGAGATTCTACCGAAAGGATGGAAGGAAACTTATTTCAAAACAAAGTGGTTGTTTCTTTTCATTATTTGGGAGCACTTTTAAAAGAAGAATTTCGTCACAAAGGAATGGACAAGTCCCCCTTCCAACTAGAAACACTCGGACCAATTGATTTGGAATACAAAGTGGTTGCCCCAGGGATGGAAACGGTCACCAAACAAAGAACTGTCGAGTTGAAATGGAAGTAACCACCTATAAACCCTTAGGTGGTTATTGAGGTTTGTTGTTTTCTTTCCAAAGTTTTTCCATCAAACTTTTAAAATCGATCGATTATTTTTGGATGTAAAGGGCCTGAGGGTCAAAGAAAAAATCCATCGGTGTATAGTCCAAATACAGAAGTGACAATACAGAAAGAA from Leptospira brenneri harbors:
- a CDS encoding DUF4416 family protein, which produces MPQEILERPPGASFFVILSYQQEDILFELKAMAEKRFSKILYESVLLPKWTPDETEKEFAYPGRFTKVLSFKQRIHREELVEKKKECLEFQTILQKKDQSSLLVPGYLTSHNIVIAKSKDDFHRTYLFQGVYGETVYYFSRNQLVVADTSQNYFREKDVSYFFNTLRESYEFNKFKS